One Cricetulus griseus strain 17A/GY chromosome 5, alternate assembly CriGri-PICRH-1.0, whole genome shotgun sequence genomic window carries:
- the Gpr22 gene encoding G-protein coupled receptor 22 — MCFSPVLQINMQSVSNITVRDDIDDIDTNMYQALSYPLSFQVSLTGFLMLEIVLGLGSNLTVLVLYCMKSNLINSVSNIITMNLHVLDVLICVGCIPLTIVILLLSLESNTALICCFHEACVSFASVSTAINVFAITLDRYDISVKPANRILTMGRAVMLMTSIWIFSFFSFLIPFIEVNFFSLQSGNTWENKTLLCVSTSEYYTELGMYYHLLVQIPIFFFTVIVMLITYTKILQALNIRIGTRFSTGQKKKARKKKTISLTTQETTDMSQGSGGRNVVFGVRTSVSVIIALRRAVKRHRERRERQKRVFRMSLLIISTFLLCWTPISVLNTTILCLGPSDLLVKLRLCFLVMAYGTTIFHPLLYAFTRQKFQKVLKSKMKKRVVSIVEADPMPNNAVIHNSWIDPKRNKKVPYEDSEIREKCLVPQVVTD, encoded by the coding sequence ATGTGTTTTTCTCCTGTTTTACAAATCAACATGCAGTCTGTATCAAACATTACAGTGCGAGATGACATTGATGACATCGACACCAATATGTACCAAGCACTATCATATCCATTAAGCTTTCAAGTATCTCTCACTGGATTTCTCATGTTAGAAATTGTGCTGGGACTTGGCAGCAACCTTACTGTACTGGTACTTTATTGCATGAAATCCAACTTAATCAACTCTGTCAGTAACATTATTACAATGAATCTCCATGTACTTGATGTATTAATTTGTGTGGGATGTATTCCTCTAACTATAGTGATCCTTCTGCTCTCACTGGAGAGTAACACTGCTCTCATCTGCTGTTTTCATGAAGCTTGTGTTTCCTTTGCAAGTGTTTCCACAGCAATCAACGTTTTTGCTATTACTCTGGACAGATATGACATCTCTGTAAAACCTGCAAACAGAATTCTGACAATGGGCAGAGCTGTAATGCTAATGACATCCatttggattttttctttcttctccttcttgaTTCCCTTCATTGAAGTCAATTTTTTCAGTCTTCAGAGTGGAAACACATGGGAAAACAAGACACTGCTGTGCGTCAGTACAAGTGAGTACTACACTGAGCTGGGGATGTACTACCACCTTCTTGTTCAGATCCCCATCTTCTTCTTCACAGTTATAGTGATGCTCATCACCTACACCAAAATACTTCAGGCTCTCAACATCCGAATAGGCACCAGATTCTCAACTGGGCAGAAGAAGAAAGCTCGGAAGAAAAAGACAATCTCTCTAACCACACAGGAGACGACAGACATGTCCCAGGGCAGTGGTGGGAGAAATGTCGTCTTTGGTGTGAGAACTTCAGTGTCAGTAATAATCGCCCTCCGGCGTGCAGTGAAACGCCACCGCGAACGGCGAGAAAGGCAGAAAAGAGTCTTCAGAATGTCCTTATTGATTATTTCTACATTTCTTCTCTGTTGGACaccaatttctgttttaaataccACCATTTTATGTTTGGGCCCAAGTGACCTTTTAGTAAAATTAAGATTGTGTTTTCTAGTCATGGCTTATGGAACAACTATATTCCACCCTCTCCTGTATGCATTCACCAGACAGAAATTTCAAAAggtcttaaaaagcaaaatgaaaaaacgTGTTGTTTCCATAGTTGAAGCTGATCCCATGCCTAATAATGCTGTAATACACAACTCATGGATAgatcctaaaagaaacaaaaaggttCCCTATGAAGACAGTGAAATAAGAGAGAAATGTTTAGTACCTCAGGTTGTCACAGACTAG